One window from the genome of [Clostridium] celerecrescens 18A encodes:
- a CDS encoding ABC transporter substrate-binding protein, producing the protein MKKSGFAKKHYLLGRMGILGALFGCTAAVILGGCASKTETPVDTTVHLGVMYSSDIVPLTIITEQGLDKKYGIQLDMQVFSSAKDRDAALQAGELDGVFTDFIGLCMYQNAGLEVKAAGCTDGDYVLLAGKDTGITSLEKAAGKSIAISENTLIEYSLDYILTNAGLDDTYLDKQVVPRIPDRLEMLRNGKIDLVLLPEPFSTLAIKDGAVVLGSANTDGLYPAVSAFTKKAIDEKSDTIKKMYHAYDEAVDYLNTTPLNEYEATVIKAAGYPEELTGNIKLPDYRKNELPKVSDLQAAVEWAAKKGLCSPDLKPDQLIGELN; encoded by the coding sequence ATGAAAAAATCAGGATTTGCTAAGAAACATTATTTATTGGGCCGTATGGGTATTCTAGGGGCATTGTTTGGCTGTACAGCGGCGGTTATCCTGGGCGGATGCGCCAGCAAGACAGAGACCCCCGTCGATACCACCGTTCATTTGGGAGTCATGTATTCTTCCGATATTGTCCCCCTTACCATCATCACGGAACAGGGGCTTGACAAAAAGTACGGAATCCAGCTGGATATGCAGGTATTCTCTTCTGCAAAGGACCGGGATGCAGCTCTTCAGGCAGGGGAATTAGACGGGGTCTTTACGGACTTCATCGGCCTGTGCATGTATCAGAATGCGGGGCTGGAAGTAAAGGCAGCCGGATGTACTGACGGGGATTATGTACTGCTGGCTGGTAAGGATACTGGAATCACTTCCCTGGAAAAAGCAGCGGGAAAAAGCATTGCAATATCGGAAAACACGCTGATCGAGTATTCCCTGGATTATATTTTAACGAATGCCGGGTTAGATGATACATATTTGGACAAGCAGGTAGTACCGCGGATCCCTGACAGGCTTGAAATGCTGCGAAATGGCAAGATCGATCTGGTTCTTCTGCCGGAGCCATTCTCTACCCTGGCGATCAAGGATGGAGCGGTAGTTCTGGGAAGTGCCAATACCGACGGTCTGTATCCGGCCGTATCAGCATTTACAAAGAAAGCAATCGACGAAAAATCCGATACCATAAAAAAGATGTATCATGCATACGATGAGGCGGTTGATTATCTGAATACCACGCCGTTAAATGAGTATGAAGCCACGGTCATCAAAGCGGCAGGCTATCCGGAAGAACTCACCGGAAATATTAAGCTGCCAGACTACCGGAAAAATGAACTGCCAAAGGTGTCTGACTTACAGGCCGCTGTGGAATGGGCCGCTAAGAAGGGATTATGCAGCCCGGATTTAAAGCCTGATCAACTGATCGGAGAATTGAATTAG
- a CDS encoding UbiX family flavin prenyltransferase yields MKQYVVGITGASGSIYGLRTVEALLEGGARVRLLLTGTGEKVVAYETGREAGEWIDDFKNRFRGQLILEDNNDLFSAAASGSHLTDGMIIAPCSMSKLAHIAAGITPDLMTRAADVALKQRRPLVLMPRETPLSQIHLKNMLTLAECGAFIVPAMPAFYQKPKCLDDMTDFMTGRVLDCLGVENRRYPRWKEEE; encoded by the coding sequence ATGAAACAATATGTAGTTGGAATTACAGGCGCTAGCGGCAGCATTTACGGACTTCGTACAGTAGAAGCCCTGCTGGAAGGCGGAGCCAGAGTACGGCTCCTCCTGACGGGAACAGGGGAAAAGGTCGTGGCCTATGAAACCGGACGAGAAGCCGGAGAATGGATCGATGATTTTAAGAACCGTTTTAGAGGTCAGCTTATCCTGGAAGATAACAACGATCTGTTTTCCGCGGCGGCCAGCGGTTCCCATCTGACGGATGGAATGATTATCGCACCATGCTCCATGTCAAAGCTGGCCCACATTGCGGCAGGAATTACACCTGATTTAATGACCCGGGCGGCCGATGTGGCGTTAAAGCAGCGGCGGCCTCTGGTGTTGATGCCCAGGGAAACGCCCCTGTCCCAGATTCATTTGAAAAATATGCTGACTCTGGCAGAGTGCGGAGCATTTATCGTTCCCGCTATGCCGGCCTTTTACCAGAAGCCAAAATGCCTTGACGACATGACGGATTTTATGACCGGCCGGGTACTTGATTGCCTGGGGGTGGAAAATCGTCGGTACCCCAGATGGAAAGAAGAAGAATAA
- a CDS encoding 4-hydroxybenzoate octaprenyltransferase: MGSIIGKIVNKMNEYGKLVMFSHTIFSLAFAAVALLAVSGGRPDPKVVFWAALAFLSARTGANALNRVVDARIDAKNPRTASRQIPRGQIGIKETLVLVAACFLVMVFSASRLNLLCLLLSPLALFLMTIYSYTKRFTWTCHLVLGITCACAPVGAWLAVTGKFSLIPLFFGAANCLWTAGFDIIYGSQDYEFDKANGLHSIPVQFGVRGGLWISTLFHVAALLCLCIAGVLLYPQFGVLYGTGLGIIAVLMVIQHRLVSPDHLENVNIASYSISQITSIVLLVFGTLDVYL; this comes from the coding sequence ATGGGATCGATCATTGGAAAAATAGTAAATAAAATGAATGAATACGGGAAGCTGGTCATGTTCAGCCATACCATCTTTTCCCTGGCCTTTGCCGCAGTAGCCCTGCTTGCAGTTTCCGGCGGCCGGCCGGATCCAAAAGTCGTATTCTGGGCTGCCCTTGCCTTTTTAAGCGCCAGAACAGGTGCCAATGCCCTAAACCGGGTGGTGGATGCCAGAATCGATGCAAAAAACCCCAGAACAGCAAGCCGCCAGATTCCAAGGGGACAGATCGGAATAAAGGAAACCCTGGTCCTGGTGGCAGCCTGCTTTCTGGTTATGGTGTTCAGCGCCTCCCGTTTAAACCTGCTATGTCTTCTCCTTTCCCCTCTGGCTTTGTTCCTGATGACAATCTACTCCTACACGAAACGATTCACCTGGACATGCCATCTGGTTCTGGGTATCACATGCGCCTGCGCTCCTGTAGGGGCCTGGCTGGCGGTAACGGGGAAGTTTTCCCTGATACCGCTTTTCTTTGGTGCTGCCAACTGCCTCTGGACTGCAGGATTCGATATTATCTACGGCTCTCAGGATTATGAATTTGATAAGGCAAACGGACTCCATTCCATTCCTGTGCAGTTTGGCGTGAGAGGCGGGTTATGGATCAGTACCCTGTTCCATGTGGCTGCACTGCTTTGTCTGTGTATTGCCGGTGTACTGCTCTATCCTCAGTTTGGTGTTCTCTATGGAACAGGCCTGGGGATCATCGCAGTCCTTATGGTGATTCAGCACCGGCTGGTATCACCGGATCATCTGGAAAATGTCAATATCGCGTCCTACAGCATCAGCCAGATCACCAGTATCGTGCTTCTGGTTTTCGGAACTCTGGATGTATACTTATAA
- a CDS encoding menaquinone biosynthesis decarboxylase — protein sequence MSYRGLQDFIHKLEERGELIRVTEKVSPLLEITEITDRVCKSESNSGKALLFEHVEGSPYPVLMNAFGTDKRMALSLGADSLDDIAAEIGAYLDFGNYTSLLKLITFAPKLLRLLCCFPLRSRFHIRRPSCQEVIERDPDLGKLPVLHCWPLDGGRFFTLPLVFTKYPDTKLQNIGMYRMQVLDSKTTAMHWQKHKDGAGIYKAYRKKGCPMPVSVALGCDPAVTYASTAPLPPKLDEMMLAGFLRKRPVKMVKCITNDLYVPEDAEFVLEGYVDPQEELVWEGPFGDHTGYYSLADWYPKFHVTTITRKKHPVYPATVVGKPPMEDCYMAKATERIFLPVLKTAIPELQDIHLPFEGVFHNCAVVAVKPSYPGAARTVMNAIWGMGQMRTAKMIVAVDETIDPSDVNAVWHEVLRYAHPEEDFVVSKGPLDALDHSSDYPLYGGRLGIDATSRGKEAFTEGVLEIVPFRKDQPWGGRQKALAMLEEKKASLILVVDEDVDPSDHSTVMWRVFNNIDVTRDMFTDGRRAAFDATRKRLEEGLSRPWPEDIVMTDEIQKKVSAKWSAYGIDHWKNSK from the coding sequence ATGTCATACCGAGGACTACAGGATTTTATTCATAAATTAGAAGAGAGAGGGGAACTGATCCGGGTGACGGAGAAAGTATCCCCTCTCCTGGAAATAACAGAGATCACAGACAGGGTCTGCAAGTCAGAAAGTAACAGTGGCAAAGCGCTTTTGTTTGAACATGTGGAGGGCTCTCCCTATCCGGTGCTGATGAACGCCTTTGGCACCGATAAGCGGATGGCCCTTTCTCTTGGTGCGGATAGCTTAGATGATATCGCAGCGGAAATAGGAGCCTATCTGGATTTTGGGAATTATACATCGTTACTAAAGCTGATCACCTTTGCACCAAAGCTCCTGCGCCTGTTATGCTGCTTTCCTCTCAGGAGCCGTTTTCATATCAGAAGGCCCAGCTGCCAGGAGGTTATAGAGAGAGATCCAGACTTAGGCAAGCTGCCGGTTCTGCATTGCTGGCCTCTTGACGGAGGGCGTTTCTTTACACTTCCCCTTGTCTTTACAAAATATCCTGATACAAAGCTTCAAAACATAGGCATGTACCGGATGCAGGTGCTGGATTCCAAGACAACGGCCATGCACTGGCAGAAACACAAGGATGGAGCCGGTATTTACAAAGCATACCGGAAGAAAGGCTGTCCCATGCCCGTATCCGTTGCACTTGGATGCGATCCGGCCGTGACTTATGCTTCCACAGCACCTCTTCCGCCGAAACTGGATGAGATGATGCTGGCCGGATTCTTAAGAAAAAGGCCGGTGAAAATGGTGAAATGCATCACCAACGATCTCTATGTGCCGGAGGACGCAGAATTTGTACTGGAAGGCTATGTAGATCCTCAGGAAGAACTGGTCTGGGAAGGACCTTTCGGAGATCATACCGGATATTATTCCCTGGCGGACTGGTATCCCAAATTTCATGTTACAACGATTACCCGTAAAAAACATCCTGTCTATCCTGCCACAGTAGTTGGCAAACCTCCTATGGAAGACTGCTATATGGCAAAGGCTACAGAACGAATCTTCCTTCCTGTATTAAAAACTGCGATTCCCGAACTGCAGGATATCCATTTACCATTTGAAGGAGTCTTCCATAACTGCGCAGTGGTCGCGGTAAAGCCGTCCTATCCGGGAGCTGCCAGAACCGTTATGAATGCCATATGGGGCATGGGACAGATGAGAACTGCAAAGATGATCGTGGCGGTCGATGAAACCATAGATCCAAGCGATGTGAACGCTGTCTGGCATGAAGTACTGCGCTATGCCCATCCGGAGGAGGATTTTGTGGTCAGCAAAGGACCGTTAGATGCTCTGGATCACTCTTCCGATTATCCTTTGTATGGCGGACGGCTTGGCATAGATGCCACCAGCAGAGGGAAAGAAGCCTTTACCGAAGGAGTACTTGAAATCGTTCCTTTCCGCAAGGATCAGCCCTGGGGCGGAAGGCAAAAAGCCCTTGCCATGCTGGAAGAAAAAAAGGCTTCCCTTATTTTAGTTGTGGACGAGGATGTGGACCCGTCGGATCATTCCACAGTCATGTGGCGGGTATTCAACAATATTGACGTCACCAGAGATATGTTTACGGATGGCAGGCGGGCGGCTTTCGATGCTACAAGAAAGCGTTTGGAGGAAGGACTTTCCCGCCCCTGGCCGGAAGATATCGTGATGACGGATGAAATCCAAAAAAAGGTATCAGCGAAATGGAGTGCTTATGGGATCGATCATTGGAAAAATAGTAAATAA
- a CDS encoding FAD:protein FMN transferase → MQNKKAVKFLIIAGTLAALTMAAVNTAAIGAKKDQRFHAEFLKLFDTVTQIVGYAKNKEEFTQIATDVHDELETYHKLYDIYNDYDGINNIKTINDNAGKRPVKVDQKIIDMLKVAEEAYARTDGKVNVAMGSVLSIWHDYRSKGIDNPETAQVPPMDKLKEAALHTDFSKVIVDEDASTVYLEDPDMRLDVGAIAKGYATELVARSLEAKGIDHVLLSVGGNIRAIGIRGDEKPWKLEIQNPDLDSDKKAIDALDLDGFSLVSSGDYERYYIVDGVRYHHIIDPETLMPAAYFRAVSVVCRDSGWADALSTAIFNMPYEKGLAMIEDMKGVEAMWVLPDSTIKTSSGYEAYRSHDR, encoded by the coding sequence ATGCAAAATAAAAAAGCAGTAAAATTTTTAATAATTGCCGGAACTCTGGCAGCGCTTACTATGGCGGCGGTTAATACCGCCGCCATAGGAGCTAAAAAGGATCAAAGATTTCACGCCGAATTCTTAAAACTCTTCGATACCGTTACCCAGATCGTCGGTTATGCAAAGAACAAAGAGGAATTTACCCAGATTGCCACGGACGTTCATGATGAACTGGAGACGTACCATAAGCTATATGATATTTACAATGATTATGACGGTATAAACAATATTAAGACCATCAATGATAATGCCGGTAAACGTCCCGTGAAAGTCGACCAGAAGATCATCGATATGTTAAAGGTTGCGGAAGAAGCCTATGCAAGAACCGATGGCAAAGTAAATGTAGCCATGGGAAGTGTTCTGTCCATCTGGCACGATTATCGCTCTAAGGGCATAGATAACCCGGAGACCGCCCAGGTTCCCCCAATGGACAAACTGAAAGAGGCAGCCCTACATACGGATTTTTCAAAGGTCATCGTAGATGAAGATGCCTCCACCGTTTATCTGGAGGATCCTGATATGCGCTTAGACGTGGGAGCCATTGCAAAAGGCTACGCCACGGAACTGGTAGCAAGATCTCTGGAGGCCAAGGGGATTGACCATGTTCTTCTCAGTGTAGGCGGCAATATCCGTGCCATTGGTATCCGGGGAGACGAAAAGCCCTGGAAGCTGGAGATCCAAAATCCGGATCTCGACAGTGATAAAAAGGCCATTGATGCTTTGGATTTAGACGGCTTTTCTCTCGTCAGCAGCGGTGATTATGAAAGGTATTATATTGTGGATGGGGTGAGATATCACCATATTATCGATCCTGAGACACTGATGCCTGCAGCATACTTCCGGGCAGTTTCCGTTGTTTGCAGGGATTCTGGCTGGGCAGATGCACTGTCTACCGCCATATTTAATATGCCCTATGAAAAGGGACTGGCTATGATTGAAGATATGAAGGGTGTAGAAGCAATGTGGGTTCTGCCGGATAGCACCATCAAAACCAGCAGTGGCTACGAAGCGTATCGCAGCCATGACCGTTAG
- a CDS encoding polyprenyl synthetase family protein yields MTNRELLEDADSLRYGFEEAFQLMASAVEKHLSSAPPVIRTYTAHLAKSTGKFIRAYGLMACSMDEEDKVPAEAITLASAVELLHLATLVHDDVIDDADTRRGIDTLQKRFGKKAAVICGDYLLSLALKLAVSIPKRNEYEALDMSNYLCRICMGELRQEINNGNLDLSVYRYLSIIKGKTAALFEASFHGGAMLSTSDERKLRMYRKVGNDVGMIFQLMDDCIDYEMDESDAKKNVRSDYEEGVVTLPLIHAMKQDENFLNQVKNGLVSAKELYDRVLEAGGTAYTKAMAGRYYTKAVSTIGTLNLSEAKMVRIMTVVDKSYYGIKK; encoded by the coding sequence ATGACTAATAGAGAATTGTTGGAGGATGCAGACAGCCTGCGGTATGGTTTTGAAGAAGCTTTCCAATTAATGGCATCGGCTGTGGAAAAGCATTTATCTTCAGCGCCTCCTGTCATCAGGACTTATACAGCCCATCTGGCAAAGTCCACAGGTAAGTTCATCCGTGCTTATGGGCTGATGGCCTGTTCCATGGATGAAGAGGATAAAGTTCCTGCAGAAGCCATCACTCTGGCCTCTGCAGTGGAACTGCTGCATTTGGCCACCCTGGTCCATGATGATGTAATCGATGACGCTGATACAAGACGGGGGATCGACACGCTTCAGAAAAGATTTGGTAAAAAAGCGGCGGTCATTTGCGGAGATTACCTCTTATCTCTGGCACTTAAACTGGCGGTTTCCATTCCTAAAAGAAACGAATACGAAGCCCTGGATATGTCCAATTATCTATGCAGGATCTGCATGGGTGAATTACGCCAGGAAATCAACAATGGGAACCTTGATCTATCCGTTTACCGCTATCTAAGCATCATCAAAGGAAAAACGGCGGCGCTTTTTGAAGCATCCTTTCACGGCGGCGCTATGCTGTCCACATCGGATGAGAGAAAACTCCGCATGTACCGAAAGGTCGGCAACGATGTGGGCATGATTTTTCAGCTCATGGATGACTGCATTGATTATGAGATGGACGAAAGTGATGCTAAGAAAAACGTCCGGTCCGATTATGAAGAAGGAGTTGTCACCCTGCCTCTCATTCATGCCATGAAACAGGATGAGAACTTTTTAAATCAAGTTAAAAACGGCCTTGTTTCCGCGAAGGAACTCTATGACAGAGTTTTGGAAGCCGGCGGAACCGCTTATACAAAAGCAATGGCAGGCAGATACTATACAAAAGCAGTAAGCACCATCGGAACTCTTAATTTATCCGAGGCCAAGATGGTCAGGATCATGACCGTGGTGGATAAATCTTATTATGGTATTAAAAAATAA